One genomic segment of Gemmatimonadaceae bacterium includes these proteins:
- a CDS encoding putative glycoside hydrolase: MRLRVIRTSLIGLAVAGACTGSDVRAHPEGAPSPEGAGASPKDSVVAHRDSVVIPDSIRRPPAPLVATPNPVRGLYVNRWAAIGDRMWQLIDVAKRTEVNALVIDVKDDRGLALYHSQVPLAKEIGADTTRPMSYRRLRAVLDTLRAHDIYPIARIVVAKDPLLAAAKPEWSIKRKRDSLPWLDKNNRPWLDPTHPGVWKYAGDLAAEAVNLGFSEVQFDYVRFPDEDRLIREAYFPLMNGRVRARVIHDQLSYLHTLIKPLKVPMTIDVFGLSATDTTDMGIGQKWEMFVDQVDVVLPMDYPSHFAPGTFGLGNPNAHPYATLGHALRDAKNRSAGIPNAARIVPWYQAFTLGAPRYGVAEILAQIRAGHDNGIDSWMLWNPGSKYAVDALKLQADSATAVSAPDRRRN; the protein is encoded by the coding sequence GTGCGCCTTCGCGTAATTCGAACTTCACTCATCGGGCTCGCCGTTGCCGGCGCTTGCACGGGGTCGGACGTGCGCGCGCATCCCGAAGGCGCTCCCTCGCCCGAAGGCGCGGGTGCATCACCGAAGGACAGCGTCGTCGCGCACCGGGACAGCGTCGTCATCCCCGACTCGATTCGTCGTCCGCCAGCACCGCTCGTTGCAACGCCGAATCCGGTCCGGGGGCTGTACGTGAATCGCTGGGCCGCGATCGGCGATCGCATGTGGCAATTGATCGACGTTGCCAAGCGCACTGAGGTCAATGCGCTCGTCATCGATGTCAAAGACGATCGCGGCCTCGCGCTCTATCACTCACAAGTTCCGCTCGCGAAGGAGATCGGCGCGGACACGACACGGCCAATGTCGTATCGCCGATTGCGCGCCGTTCTCGATACGCTGCGCGCGCACGACATCTATCCAATAGCGCGTATTGTCGTCGCCAAGGATCCATTGCTCGCGGCGGCGAAGCCCGAATGGTCCATTAAACGAAAGCGCGACAGTCTGCCCTGGCTCGACAAGAACAATCGTCCATGGCTCGACCCGACTCATCCCGGGGTGTGGAAGTACGCCGGCGATCTCGCGGCCGAAGCGGTGAATCTTGGATTCAGTGAAGTGCAATTCGACTACGTCCGCTTTCCGGACGAGGACCGATTGATTCGTGAGGCGTATTTCCCGCTCATGAATGGCCGTGTCCGCGCGCGGGTCATTCACGATCAGCTCAGTTATTTGCACACGCTCATCAAGCCGCTCAAGGTTCCGATGACGATCGACGTGTTTGGTTTGAGCGCGACCGACACGACCGACATGGGAATTGGCCAGAAATGGGAGATGTTCGTCGATCAGGTCGACGTCGTGCTTCCGATGGACTACCCCTCCCACTTCGCGCCCGGCACCTTCGGGCTCGGCAACCCGAATGCTCACCCGTACGCGACGCTCGGGCATGCGCTCCGAGATGCGAAGAATCGCAGCGCCGGCATCCCTAACGCCGCGCGCATCGTGCCCTGGTATCAGGCCTTCACGTTAGGCGCACCGCGCTATGGCGTAGCAGAAATACTGGCTCAAATCCGCGCCGGCCACGACAACGGCATCGACAGCTGGATGCTCTGGAATCCAGGGAGCAAATACGCCGTGGATGCATTGAAGCTTCAGGCGGACAGCGCAACTGCGGTGAGCGCACCCGACCGCCGGCGGAACTGA
- a CDS encoding alpha/beta fold hydrolase, with the protein MRGEFVDLNGVRIYYYAAGTRGAGEPVVFLHGFPTSGHLWSDVVPLVPTGHRVVVVDLLGYGRSDRPLGRPVGIRAHADRVIELLDLLGINYACVVGHDIGGGIAQWLAVRYPQRVSRLCLVDSVAFKEWPTRDVKLARAMLPLTRHLPATWLLSVLRSDLLRGYQDHDRGVRSIELYVRPFASADGRNAFMEHLIALDATDTVAVAPRLKEIIAPTSIVWGRHDPFLPPDIGHRLQDAIPGATLEVIPTASHFSPEDAPAKVGDAIAELLIRKS; encoded by the coding sequence ATGCGCGGTGAGTTCGTCGACCTGAACGGCGTTCGCATTTACTACTACGCGGCTGGCACGCGGGGAGCGGGCGAGCCCGTTGTCTTTCTCCACGGATTCCCGACGTCGGGTCATCTCTGGAGCGACGTCGTTCCGCTCGTTCCAACAGGCCACCGCGTCGTCGTCGTCGACTTGCTCGGATACGGGCGCAGCGATCGTCCCCTCGGCCGGCCCGTAGGCATTCGGGCGCACGCGGACCGAGTAATCGAGTTGCTGGATCTGCTCGGGATCAACTACGCCTGCGTTGTGGGACATGACATTGGTGGCGGAATCGCGCAGTGGCTCGCGGTGCGTTATCCGCAGCGGGTGTCCCGGCTATGCCTGGTTGATTCGGTCGCGTTCAAGGAATGGCCCACGCGCGACGTGAAGCTTGCGCGCGCCATGCTGCCATTGACTCGACATCTTCCTGCCACTTGGCTGCTTTCAGTCCTGCGCAGCGATCTGCTGCGCGGCTATCAGGATCACGATCGGGGAGTCAGATCGATAGAGCTCTACGTGCGTCCGTTCGCCAGCGCCGACGGCCGAAATGCCTTTATGGAGCACCTTATCGCGCTCGATGCCACGGACACCGTCGCCGTCGCGCCGCGGCTGAAGGAGATCATTGCTCCAACTTCCATCGTCTGGGGCCGGCACGATCCCTTTCTCCCTCCCGACATCGGGCACCGTTTGCAGGACGCGATTCCAGGAGCAACTCTCGAGGTCATTCCGACGGCGAGTCACTTCTCGCCCGAGGATGCGCCGGCAAAAGTCGGAGACGCGATCGCGGAGCTATTGATTAGAAAAAGCTGA
- a CDS encoding alpha/beta fold hydrolase, with protein sequence MIALPSGLRLRVLESGASTAEPVLLIHGWGACVYTFRFTLEALARAGRRALAFDLRGHGLSDKPVGRNEYATDELLGDVRELMETLGVARTDVLGHSLGGSLALRFALAHPSRVRRLALAAPVGIASVPLRSMARVLAPSFTDRFARYLPPRWLTGILLRGAYGDPSRLTERTVDEYWAPSQFGEYYRAVRALLDRYTWAPLLPRDLSKVTQPTLVITGSADRLIHGAERGAAVIPNAKVVSIAGAGHLGIEECAEEFNEVLVRFFGGERFL encoded by the coding sequence ATGATCGCGCTTCCGAGCGGCTTGCGCCTCCGCGTTCTCGAGTCGGGCGCATCGACGGCGGAGCCCGTGCTCCTGATTCACGGCTGGGGTGCCTGCGTCTACACGTTTCGATTCACGCTCGAGGCGCTGGCGCGCGCCGGTCGGCGAGCGTTGGCCTTCGATCTTCGCGGCCACGGCCTGTCCGACAAGCCGGTTGGCCGCAACGAATACGCGACCGACGAGCTACTCGGCGATGTGCGCGAGCTGATGGAGACTCTCGGCGTCGCGCGGACGGACGTCCTCGGTCATTCTCTCGGCGGCAGCCTTGCCCTTCGCTTCGCGCTCGCGCATCCCTCTCGCGTTAGGCGACTCGCGCTGGCGGCGCCGGTCGGTATCGCCAGCGTGCCCCTTCGCTCGATGGCACGTGTTCTCGCGCCGAGTTTCACGGATCGCTTCGCGCGTTATTTGCCGCCACGGTGGCTTACCGGCATCCTGCTCCGGGGTGCCTACGGTGATCCCAGCCGGCTGACCGAGAGAACGGTCGACGAGTATTGGGCGCCGTCGCAGTTCGGCGAGTACTACCGCGCGGTTCGAGCGCTGCTCGATCGCTACACATGGGCGCCCCTCCTCCCGCGGGATCTTTCAAAGGTTACTCAACCAACGTTGGTGATCACCGGCTCGGCCGATCGTCTCATACATGGTGCGGAGCGAGGCGCGGCAGTGATTCCCAACGCGAAGGTGGTGTCAATCGCGGGTGCGGGTCACCTCGGGATCGAAGAATGCGCGGAGGAGTTCAATGAGGTACTCGTGCGCTTTTTTGGCGGTGAAAGATTTTTGTAG
- a CDS encoding DEAD/DEAH box helicase: MATATIEAETIESAAAFGALGLGGEVLGAVRDAGYIEPTPIQSQAIPLILKGRDVMGLAQTGTGKTAAFTLPIIERLAGGPRRTRVLILTPTRELCVQVEASFRKYARYAPVAVASVYGGVPLDPQEKQLRAGVDVVVATPGRLIDHLERQNVSFDDLEVLVLDEADRMLDMGFAPQISRVVSNVPPYRQTLLFSATMPPEVEALARKYLRKPVVVQVGRRSAAANTVKHYVYPVPRERKSALLADLLKREAMESVLVFTRTKHGADRVVRHLERDGIQAMAMHADKTQSQRTRALEDFKSGRVRVLVATDIAQRGLDISGITHVINYDVPQQAEDYVHRIGRTGRAASEGDAFTFMSPDEIAMVRTIERVIGQEIPRISVPGFDFGTVAAD, from the coding sequence ATGGCAACAGCGACAATCGAAGCAGAAACGATCGAGTCCGCAGCGGCGTTTGGGGCCCTCGGACTCGGCGGCGAAGTCCTCGGGGCGGTTCGCGATGCGGGCTACATCGAGCCGACGCCCATTCAAAGTCAGGCAATTCCGCTCATACTGAAGGGCCGCGACGTCATGGGCCTGGCTCAGACGGGCACCGGCAAGACCGCCGCATTCACTCTCCCGATCATCGAGCGGCTTGCGGGCGGACCGAGGCGGACGCGTGTCCTCATCTTGACGCCGACCCGCGAACTGTGCGTTCAGGTCGAGGCGAGCTTCAGGAAATACGCTCGTTATGCGCCGGTCGCAGTGGCATCGGTATACGGCGGCGTGCCGCTGGACCCGCAGGAAAAGCAACTGCGCGCTGGCGTCGACGTCGTCGTCGCGACGCCCGGCCGACTGATCGATCATCTGGAACGGCAGAACGTTTCGTTCGACGATCTCGAGGTCCTGGTGCTCGACGAGGCGGATCGCATGCTCGACATGGGATTCGCGCCGCAGATCAGCCGCGTCGTGAGCAACGTTCCGCCGTATCGGCAAACGCTCTTGTTCAGCGCAACGATGCCGCCCGAAGTGGAGGCGCTCGCGCGGAAGTACCTGCGAAAGCCGGTCGTAGTCCAGGTCGGACGCCGCTCCGCAGCAGCAAATACGGTGAAGCACTACGTCTATCCGGTGCCGCGCGAGCGCAAAAGCGCGTTACTCGCGGACCTGCTGAAGCGCGAGGCGATGGAATCGGTGCTCGTCTTCACGCGCACGAAGCACGGAGCGGACCGGGTCGTTAGGCATCTCGAGCGGGATGGGATTCAGGCGATGGCGATGCACGCCGACAAGACGCAATCGCAGCGGACGCGCGCGCTCGAGGATTTCAAGTCCGGACGTGTGCGCGTGCTCGTCGCGACCGATATCGCGCAGCGCGGCCTCGACATCTCGGGGATCACGCATGTCATCAACTACGATGTGCCGCAGCAAGCCGAGGACTATGTCCATCGCATCGGGCGCACTGGTCGCGCGGCGAGCGAGGGCGACGCGTTCACCTTCATGTCGCCCGACGAAATCGCGATGGTGCGTACCATCGAGCGTGTGATCGGACAGGAGATTCCGCGGATTTCTGTTCCCGGCTTCGATTTCGGTACCGTCGCCGCCGACTGA